ACCCGGCAGAAACATTTACAGCAGTATTTAACACCTTCCCGTCTTTAAAAAAAGCCTTGAAATTATCATGCGGTTTAAACTCAATTGAATCATTTGCCAGCTGAGGAAATGATCCTGCCTGAATTCCCTGCGAATACGGATGAGGCAAGCGCTTATAGGTAGTCGTAAACTTTGGTCCCCAGTTGCTGAAAAATGCAAACCCCCCGGTAAGTGAAAATCCACCACCATAAGTATTCTGAAGCTCTGGCAAACTGGAAGGCTGAACTGTAAAATAAGATTGCGTGAATGTTACCTCCGCTTTTTTATTTGTTCTTCTGCCTGCGCCATTTTTTGTAGTAACCAGAATAACTCCATTCCGTCCCTGTTCACCATACAATACGGTTGCACTTAATCCTTTGAGGATGCTGATGCTTTCCACATTGTTTGGATCCAGATCCATAAACCTGCTTGAAGTCTGGTTACCATAAATCACATTTGTTTGCTGATTGGTTGCACCACTGATGGGTGTTCCATCAACTACCCATAACGGATCACTTCCACCTGTAATAGAATTAGCGCCCCGTATCTGAATATTTGTTCCGCTTCCTGAAATACCGCTGGAAGCAAGAATATCAACGCCCGGTGCTTTACCACTGAGAAGTCGGGCAATATCACCATCGGGTCTTTGCTCCAGTTGCTTTTTATCAATGGTAGCAACAGCATAGCCCAACGCCTTTTTTTCACGCCGTATACCCAATGCCGTAACAACAACTTCCTGCAAAGCAGTTGAAAGTTGTGTGAGTGTTAACAGCAGATTTGTTCCGGGTGAAAAAGTTAATGGTTCAAATCCAACAGCGGAAACTCTCAGTGTTTGATTTCTTTGAGCTTCAATAGAAAAGTCACCATTTAAATTTGTTGCAGTACCTTTTTTAGAACCTGTAATTGTTACAGAAGCTCCTGAAACAGGTTTGCCTGCAGAATCTACCACCCTTCCTGAAACGGTTGTGACCTGTGCTTGCAGAAAGCTGATGCAGATCACCAGTGACAGAATAATTAAAAACAATTTTCTCATACAGATAGTATTTAGTTTGAACAATAGATAAAACTAAAAGAGAGTTGAACTGATGCATGTGCTGCACTTCAAAAACAGCTATTCAACGAAACCCATTTTATTGTGTATGAAAAGAGATTGTGTGTGTAATTATTCCTGTTTATCTTTTTTATTTGAATGTATATTCAGATAGTCAAAGTGTAAGAAATGACTGGAAGACAGGCAGAACCTTATTTACCTATGCATTTATTATGTTGAAATTAATATTCATTCAGAGTACAGATGTCATTAATAACAAAAAAAAGCAGGTAGTAGAAACCACCTGCACAACATGAGAAAACATTATACCCGTACTTCTGCTAAAAAACAAAATGCGTGGGCATAAAGAACATAAATCATTAATTAATCTAAACCAAGAAGTAAAAATAACAGTGAGTACTACAGAATTTTCAACTATTCAACGAATAGCAGGTTGAAGTGTACAAAGAACAGACAAAGGACTTTCAATTATTTGAGAGAGGTTGTCAGAAATTGAAAACTTATTTCTCCAGTTCGCCTGAAATAGATTCCTTATAGTTGGTTCCTACAGGTAATACAATAGTGCCAACATTAACTTCCATATGGTTGTAGGATGTTACTTTACTTTTAGCAACAATATAAGAACGGTGTATACGTACAAATTCTTCATTTAATAATTCCTGTATCTGGCCAATTTGAAGTTTTGTCATCAGCCATTTATCTTTTGATATATGAATCTTCACATATTCCTTCATTCCTTCAATAAACAAAATTTCAGAAAAATTAACCTTTACCCTTCTTTTATTCATATTAATATACAGATAGCCGTGGCCTTCACTTTTTTCAACTGCTCCCTTTGGAACATGTTTCTTTTCAATCTCAGCTGCTTTTTTAACTGCCATCAAAAATCGGTTAAACTCAACAGGCTTAAGCAGGTAATCAACTACATTTAATTCGTACCCTTCCAGCGCATATTCATGATAAGCAGTGGTGATAATAAATTTTGCTGACACAGGTACCATTTTAATAAAATCAATTCCTTTCAATTTTGGAAGATTGATATCAATAAAAATTAAATCCACTTCATTTTCTTCCAGGTATTCCAATGCAGTAATGGCATCGTTCAGAATTGTTTTCAATTCCAGAAAGGGAACCTTACTGACATACTCAGCCAATACTTCAGCCAGTATCTGTTCATCTTCAATTATCAAACACGCCAATTTCCTCATTGCTGGTAAGATTAATCGTTAGTGCCGTTTTAAATATATTTTCCTGTTTTTCAATTTTCAGGATATGGCCAGGATAAATCAATTCCAGCTGCCGTTTTACATTTGCCAGTCCAATTCCTGTTTTAATAATAACATCTTCAGCCGGTTCATAAGAATTCTCAACAACAAAGTTGAGTTTTTCCTTTTCAACTCTGAGTTGAATATGTATAAATGATTGAAACCTGCTTTCGGATGCTCCGTGCTTAAATGCATTTTCAACAAATGGAAGCAAAATTAAAGGGGCAATTTTTTGTGATTCATCATCCATACTCTTTGTAAAGTTTACTGTAAGTTTTTGTTTGAATCGTATTTGCTGCAATTCAATATAATCTTCGAGCACTTTTACCTCATCTTCAATACTCACCTGTTTATTCCTTGCTTCAAACAGCATAAACCGCATCAATTGAGAGAGCTTTACAACCACATTCGCTGCTTCAGGTGCCTGGTGCCGTGTAAGCGCATGAACAGTACTTAACACATTAAATAAGAAATGAGGGTTGATCTGAGCTTTTAAATAATTCAGTTCAGTTTTTAGTTTCTCTTTCTCCAGTTTACTTTCTTTTTCCTTTGTTGATTTTGAATATCTGAACAACTCAAAAATAATCAGTAAACAAACCGGGATCAACAACTCAAAAGATTAAAGATCAATCCCTCCAGATTAAAAAAACGAATTTTTTCGGGTGAATATCATATATGTATGGAAGAGATATATACAACATAATTGCCCTTGACAGCAGCAGGGTAAATAATACTGAAATTGCCGCTAAGAAAACGGGCAGGTAAGGTTTTTTCTTCCCGGAAATCATTGGCCTTAATGTAAAAAAGAACACCGCATAGAACAGAATGATTTTACAGATAACGCTGATAAGAGTAGCATATACTGCCAGCATTATATCGGGCGAAAACGATGTTTGCGGGGAAGTTGAGTAAGAAACGACGGCCTGCAAAATATCCCATGTAATAAAACCAAGCCAGAATATAACATGCTGCTTTACGGAGATTTTCATTCTTAAAATTGCAATAAAAAAAAGTAATTATCAATAACAGTCTTCCAAACGGTATGATGGGTATATGAATAACTGTTTACGGTGTAAGAATTGAATAAATCAGTATCTAAAACTTGCTTTTCAGGCTGTTTACGACTTAGTTTCACCTCAGCAGATGAATGAAAACAAAAAGCCCCACATTTCTGTGAGGCTTAAAGCTTGTCGGGAAGACAGGATTCGAACCTGCGACCCCCTGGTCCCAAACCAGGTGCGCTACCGGCCTGCGCTACTTCCCGAATAAACTGCTGAAACTTTAGCGAAAGCAGTTTCCCCTAAGGGGCTGCAAAAATAGCCGACTCTTGGTAAAGTGCCAAAAGAAATCCCAAATTCCGCAGATGAAATTTGGGATCGATAATTTATTATAATGCAGTTACATGGCAGCCAGCTGAACTTTCTGCTGCAACTCCAGTACACTTTCTTTAAACATGCTGTCTGTATCCATCAAATCCTTTACTGTTTGGCAGGAATGGATAACCGTTGTATGATCTCTGCCTCCAAAATGTTCACCAATGGTTTTAAGCGAATTCTTTGTAAAGGTTTTAGCCAAATACATTGTAATCTGTCTTGCCTGAACGATTTCCCTTTTACGGGTCTTTTGCAAAAGCTTCTCATAAGGCACATCAAAGTAATCGCACACCATTTTCTGGATAGCGTCGATTGTAATTTCTTTGGATGATGTTTTAACGAAGTTTTTCAGCACTTTTTTAGCAAGATCAAGATCGATCTCTTTTTTATTCAGCGAGGATTGTGCCAATAATGAAATCAATGCACCTTCCAGCTCTCTTACATTGGTATTAATGTTATAAGCAATGTACTTTACCACATCCTTATGCATTTCCAGCCCGTCATTCTTCATTTTCTTTTCCAGTATCTCAATACGGGTATCATAATCGGGCATTTGCAGATCAGCACTCAAACCCCAACGGAAACGGCTCAACAAACGCTCCTGAACACCTTCGAGGTCTTTTGGCGGTTTATCAGATGAAAGCACCAATTGCTTACCGCTCTGGTGAAGATGATTAAAGATGGCAAAAAATGCATCCTGCGATTTCTCTGCACGGTTAAAGAACTGCACATCATCAATGATCAAAACATCTACCAACTGGTAAAAATGGATGAAATCATTAATGGCATTGTTACGGCTATGATCAACAAATTGATTGATGAATTTTTCTGAGCTTACATATAACACCACTTTATTAGGATGCTGACGTTTTACTTCGTTACCTACTGCCTGGGCAAGATGCGTTTTTCCTAAACCAACACCACCATAAATAACCAATGGATTGAAAGAAGTAGCACCCGGTTTATCGGCAACGGTTTTACCGGCACGGCGTGCAACACGATTGCAGTCACCTTCTATAAATGCATCAAATGTATAGTTAGGATTGAGCTGAGGATCAATCTGAACCTTTTTTAAACCCGGTATTACAAACGGGTTCTTTACAGGATTGCTTATCACCAGCGGAAAATCCATTTCGTTATTTGTATAAGTTTTATAACCATGACCGGGTACATCCATTGTAATCGGCTGGTTGTTATTATTGCCACTATCCATCATGATGCGGTATTCAAGATTCGCATCTTTTCCTAATTCTCTTTTCAGCGTTTTGGCAAGCAGTGTTACATAATGTTCTTCCAGGTATTCAAAGAAGAACTGACTGGGAACCTGGATAGTAAGAATTTTATTTTTCAGCTCAACCGGTTTAATCGGCTCAAACCACGTCTTTAAAATGCTGCCATTCTACGATATCCTTAATTATGGTTAAACAACTTTTCCATACCTGATCAGCCGTTGTCGTCATTTTTCCTAAAGCAGTTTATATAATGAGTTAATAATTTTACTGTTATTTTCTCAGTTTTCTTATAATGAAACCATCATAAAAAAATTAGGGGGGACAGCGAATATCAACACTTTTTGTGGAAAAAAAAATTTTTTATTCCCCTGATTTTTTACCTATTACAAGTGGGGTTGATTGCGCCAGATTTTTCTTTTTAAACCTTGAAAATTCATAGTCCAATCTTCCCAGCTGAATGCCCGCCCAGCCTACCTGATTCACCAAAACATCAGCTCCGGTTTTGTTCTTTACTAACACCGGTTCACTTAAAAAGTATGTGTATGTCCTCCGATTATTAAATCGATATGCTCGGTTTCTTTTGCCAGGATCAAATCTGAGATTCTGTTGATATCTTCTTTATACTGATACCCAAGATGTGATAAACAGATCACCAGATCACAATCCTTTTCTTTTTTCAGCATTGCTGCCGTTTCATTTACTTTCTGAACAGGATCAAGATAAACTGTATTTCCAAACAAATTATCCGGAACCAGCCCTTTCATTTCAATACCAACACCTGTAACTCCTATCTTTAGTTTTCCTTTCTTAAATATTTTGTACGGTACAGATTTATGTTCCATTGCTGTGTTTGTAAAATCATAGTTACATAACAGCACAGGAAACTCTGCATGATTCAATTGTGTTGCAAAGTTTTCAAGTCCGCCATCAAAGTCATGATTACCCATAGTGCAAGCATCGTACCCCATTTTCGTCATGGCCTTTATTTCAGGTTCACCTTTATATAAATTAAAATAAGGAGTGCCCTGGAAAATATCACCAGCATCAAGCAACAACACATGCTCTTCCTGTGAACGGATATCTTCAATCATTTTTGCACGGGCAGCTACTCCACCCAAACCCTGGTTGCGGCTTCCATCCATTGGAAACGGTTCAAGTCGGCTGTGTACATCATTCGTATGCAAAATCGTCAACCGCTGAACTCCCGGATCAGCAGCTTCCGCCCAGCGGGAAGCCATGATGGCACCTGCAGTAAAAGCTGTTTGCTGAATAAATTTTCTTCTATTGAGCATTGATCACCCTGTTTTCAATTGTTACAGTAATTTGTTTTCCGGCTTTAGTAAATGATGTAAAATATTCAATTAACCCATCCCGCAGCAAGACTCCTTTATTGATCTGTGGAATTGGTCTCAACATATCGCATTGATCGCCGCCATTAGTCACATAGTCTGAATTGGCAACGGTATACACAGCATTTACATCTAATGCTTTTCCATTGATTAGTACATTTTCAGCTTTCCCATTTTTGATTTCCATGCTTAATCCTGAAACCGGCCATCCGCCTCTTGATGCAATATGATCTAAAAATTGCTTAAATATTTTTCCCGGTACTTTTTGCAGCACAATGATATTGTCAAATGGCATCAACTCAAACACCTTCCCTTTTGTAATGTTTCCTGCTTTAACACTGGGTATTCTGATGCCACCATAATTCACAAAAGCAGCATCAACCTGTGTTGCATAATATTTTTCAGCTGTTATCTTCATTGCATCTGCCATCAGGTTACCCAATGTTCCTTCGGGTTGTTTTTTTTCTATATCCACTGCCAATGTTGCAATCACAGTATTCATGCTGCCATTCACACTGTCAGAATAGGGTTGAAGAAATGTAATAAAAGATGAATCAGTTTTTGTGTTTGCAACAGGATAATCTTTGTATTGAACTGCTGCCGCCCTGTATGATGGATTGCAGGAAAAAAAGAATGCAATGCAGAATGCAAAAATTAAATGGATAGTAGCCTTGTTCATATGCAGGTTGTAACAATTGGAAGGTAGTTGTTTTTACCAGCACAAAAAACAGTTTTTTAATAAATACATGGAAATTTTTCAAACATAAAACAAAAGCTATCTTTGGCCTTCACTTAATGTTTTTGGGTTAATTACCCGACACATGCAACAGCAAATTACACTTCGCCTTCTGCCTTCACAGGCATCCAATCAGGACATTATACATGAGCAAATTGCACAATATGCCGGTGTAAATGCAGCTTCTGTTAATGGATTCCATATCATTAAACAATCAATTGATGCCAGAAGTAAGCAACCTTGGGTTAATCTTAGTGTATTAGCTTTCATCAATGAGCCTGTTCAGGAAAGGGAAAAAATTGATTTTACATTTAAAGATGTGCATGATG
This portion of the Chitinophagaceae bacterium genome encodes:
- a CDS encoding response regulator transcription factor, translating into MRKLACLIIEDEQILAEVLAEYVSKVPFLELKTILNDAITALEYLEENEVDLIFIDINLPKLKGIDFIKMVPVSAKFIITTAYHEYALEGYELNVVDYLLKPVEFNRFLMAVKKAAEIEKKHVPKGAVEKSEGHGYLYINMNKRRVKVNFSEILFIEGMKEYVKIHISKDKWLMTKLQIGQIQELLNEEFVRIHRSYIVAKSKVTSYNHMEVNVGTIVLPVGTNYKESISGELEK
- a CDS encoding histidine kinase, with protein sequence MFRYSKSTKEKESKLEKEKLKTELNYLKAQINPHFLFNVLSTVHALTRHQAPEAANVVVKLSQLMRFMLFEARNKQVSIEDEVKVLEDYIELQQIRFKQKLTVNFTKSMDDESQKIAPLILLPFVENAFKHGASESRFQSFIHIQLRVEKEKLNFVVENSYEPAEDVIIKTGIGLANVKRQLELIYPGHILKIEKQENIFKTALTINLTSNEEIGVFDN
- a CDS encoding 5'-nucleotidase C-terminal domain-containing protein — protein: MNKATIHLIFAFCIAFFFSCNPSYRAAAVQYKDYPVANTKTDSSFITFLQPYSDSVNGSMNTVIATLAVDIEKKQPEGTLGNLMADAMKITAEKYYATQVDAAFVNYGGIRIPSVKAGNITKGKVFELMPFDNIIVLQKVPGKIFKQFLDHIASRGGWPVSGLSMEIKNGKAENVLINGKALDVNAVYTVANSDYVTNGGDQCDMLRPIPQINKGVLLRDGLIEYFTSFTKAGKQITVTIENRVINAQ